One window of Hymenobacter sp. BRD128 genomic DNA carries:
- a CDS encoding GNAT family N-acetyltransferase: MLRLLRFQDLDLARWAACLAASPGAPPYAQAWWLAATAGRWDAVVELGPAGEYYSLLPLPTKWRPWGRVAYQPLFTQQLGLVLTAASQQRTLGAYLLIVKKYCARFYQQLPPGALPALPLGFSVAERLTYHLSLDPSAEALRQGYAADYRRRLRRQAGLAPPLQAAAGTDLEELIALFLTYRGPASVGLHSRHYAPLRRLLAAAQSRGLAELRQVRHPATDELLAGALFIHHAGGLIYLFAAASAAGRTAGAPLLLLDEMIGRHAGQPGRVLDFEGGSLPAIGRFFANFGARPVRYPALTLTSTPWFITWMRP; encoded by the coding sequence GTGCTGCGCCTGCTTCGTTTTCAAGACCTCGACCTTGCCCGCTGGGCGGCCTGCCTGGCCGCCAGCCCCGGCGCGCCGCCCTACGCGCAGGCGTGGTGGCTAGCCGCCACCGCTGGCCGCTGGGATGCCGTGGTCGAGCTCGGGCCGGCCGGCGAGTACTACTCATTGCTGCCGCTGCCCACCAAATGGCGGCCCTGGGGCCGGGTGGCCTACCAGCCGCTCTTCACCCAGCAGCTGGGCCTGGTGCTGACGGCCGCCAGCCAGCAGCGCACGCTGGGCGCTTATCTATTGATTGTAAAGAAATACTGCGCCCGCTTTTACCAGCAGCTGCCGCCGGGCGCGCTGCCCGCGCTGCCCCTGGGCTTCAGCGTCGCCGAGCGCCTCACCTATCATCTCAGCCTAGACCCGAGCGCCGAAGCGCTGCGCCAAGGCTACGCCGCCGATTATCGCCGCCGCCTGCGCCGCCAGGCGGGGCTAGCCCCGCCGCTTCAGGCCGCCGCGGGCACCGATTTGGAAGAGCTGATTGCGTTGTTTCTCACCTATCGCGGCCCAGCGTCTGTCGGCTTGCACTCGCGCCATTACGCGCCGCTGCGCCGTCTTCTGGCTGCCGCGCAAAGCCGGGGCCTGGCCGAGCTGCGGCAGGTGCGCCACCCCGCTACCGATGAGCTGCTGGCCGGGGCGTTGTTTATCCACCACGCGGGCGGCCTCATTTATTTATTTGCGGCGGCCTCGGCGGCGGGGCGCACGGCGGGCGCGCCCCTGCTGCTGCTCGATGAGATGATAGGCCGGCACGCCGGGCAGCCGGGCCGGGTGCTCGACTTTGAAGGCGGTAGCCTGCCGGCTATTGGGCGTTTCTTCGCCAATTTCGGGGCGCGGCCCGTAAGGTATCCGGCTCTCACTCTTACCTCAACCCCCTGGTTTATAACATGGATGCGCCCCTGA
- the upp gene encoding uracil phosphoribosyltransferase: protein MDAPLNSPEQLAPPAPAQPAERLRVVCAEPSIANHFLAELRDVDIQKDSLRFRRNLQRLGEIIATRISAQLSYTPQAVRTPLGEAPSQLLRDFPVLATVLRAGLPFHQGFLNYFDQSPSAFAAAYRIEGTSQVQVQLDYLTAPRLDERVLILADPMLATGKSLVQTYRAMLRFGMPRQVHIAAVIASPEGVAYVMREIPEATLWVAAVDEKLNEQAYIIPGLGDAGDLAFGSKI, encoded by the coding sequence ATGGATGCGCCCCTGAACTCTCCCGAACAGCTGGCCCCGCCTGCCCCGGCGCAACCTGCCGAACGCCTGCGCGTGGTGTGTGCCGAGCCGAGTATTGCCAATCATTTTCTGGCCGAGCTGCGCGACGTAGACATTCAGAAGGACAGCCTGCGCTTCCGGCGCAACTTGCAGCGCCTGGGCGAGATTATTGCCACCCGCATCAGCGCCCAGCTCAGCTACACGCCGCAGGCCGTGCGCACGCCGCTGGGGGAAGCCCCCAGCCAGCTGCTGCGCGATTTTCCGGTGCTGGCCACCGTGCTGCGGGCCGGCCTACCGTTTCACCAGGGCTTCCTCAATTATTTTGACCAGAGCCCGAGTGCCTTTGCCGCGGCCTACCGCATCGAGGGCACGTCCCAGGTGCAGGTGCAGCTCGACTACCTCACCGCCCCTCGGCTCGACGAGCGCGTGCTCATTTTGGCCGACCCCATGCTGGCCACCGGCAAAAGCCTCGTGCAAACCTACCGGGCCATGCTGCGCTTTGGCATGCCGCGCCAGGTGCACATCGCGGCAGTTATCGCCTCGCCCGAGGGCGTGGCCTACGTGATGCGTGAAATTCCCGAGGCTACGCTCTGGGTAGCGGCCGTTGATGAAAAGCTCAATGAGCAGGCCTACATCATTCCGGGCCTGGGCGACGCCGGCGACTTGGCTTTTGGAAGTAAAATTTAG
- the aqpZ gene encoding aquaporin Z: protein MNDNSSSIPVLVAIEPAPVQAAVSRRLAVEFIGTFWLVLGGCGSAVLAAGFPKVGIGLLGVSLAFGLTVLTMAFAFGHISGGHFNPAVSLGLWLGGRFSGRNLLPYWVAQVLGGLAGAGVLSVIASGSPTYNVTVNGLAANGYGAASPGGYSLLACFVTETLLTMIFLYIILGATDTRAAKGFGPLAIGLGLTLIHLLSIPVTNTSVNPARSLGPALILGGVALQQVWLFWVAPLLGAALAGLSYQWLTGSEGTEAVAASAQAIGRATTTIGEVTANSPAPPL from the coding sequence ATGAATGACAATTCTTCCTCCATACCCGTGCTAGTGGCAATTGAGCCCGCGCCGGTGCAGGCCGCCGTGTCGCGGCGGCTAGCCGTCGAGTTTATTGGTACCTTCTGGCTGGTGCTGGGCGGCTGCGGTAGCGCCGTGCTGGCCGCCGGTTTTCCGAAAGTTGGTATCGGGCTACTGGGGGTGTCGCTGGCGTTTGGCCTCACCGTGCTCACGATGGCCTTTGCCTTCGGGCATATTTCGGGCGGGCACTTCAACCCGGCCGTGAGCCTGGGGCTGTGGCTAGGCGGGCGCTTTTCGGGCCGCAATCTGCTGCCCTACTGGGTGGCGCAGGTGCTAGGCGGGCTAGCCGGGGCCGGCGTGCTCTCCGTCATTGCCTCGGGCAGCCCGACTTATAATGTCACGGTTAATGGGTTGGCGGCCAATGGCTATGGCGCAGCCTCGCCGGGCGGCTACTCGCTGCTAGCCTGCTTCGTAACGGAAACGCTGCTGACGATGATTTTTCTTTACATCATCCTGGGCGCTACCGATACGCGGGCCGCCAAGGGCTTCGGGCCGCTGGCTATCGGGCTGGGGCTCACGCTCATTCACCTGCTCAGTATTCCAGTCACCAATACTTCCGTAAACCCCGCCCGCTCGCTGGGGCCGGCGCTCATTTTGGGCGGCGTGGCCTTGCAGCAGGTGTGGTTATTTTGGGTGGCCCCGCTGCTGGGGGCGGCCCTGGCGGGCTTGTCGTATCAGTGGCTCACGGGTAGCGAGGGCACCGAAGCCGTGGCCGCCTCGGCCCAGGCCATTGGGCGGGCTACGACTACCATCGGTGAGGTGACGGCCAACAGCCCGGCCCCGCCGCTGTAA